The following are from one region of the Streptomyces fradiae genome:
- the trpA gene encoding tryptophan synthase subunit alpha yields MTGNIQLLSDTLAKAKAENRAALIAYLPAGFPTVDGGIAAIKAAFDGGADVVEVGLPHSDPVLDGPVIQTADDIALRGGLKIADVMRTVKETYEATGKPVLVMTYWNPIDRYGVERFTAELAAAGGAGCILPDLPVQESALWREHAGKHGLATVFVVAPSSKDERLATITAAGSGFVYAASLMGVTGTRESVGEQAAELVRRTRATSDLPVCVGLGVSNAKQAEEVAGFADGVIVGSAFVKRILDADGDEAAALGAVRELAAELAQGVRRTS; encoded by the coding sequence GTGACCGGCAACATCCAGCTCCTGAGCGACACCCTCGCCAAGGCGAAGGCCGAGAACCGGGCCGCGCTCATCGCGTACCTCCCGGCCGGCTTCCCGACCGTCGACGGCGGCATCGCCGCCATCAAGGCGGCCTTCGACGGCGGCGCCGACGTCGTCGAGGTCGGCCTGCCGCACAGCGACCCGGTGCTCGACGGCCCGGTCATCCAGACCGCCGACGACATCGCACTGCGCGGCGGCCTGAAGATCGCCGACGTGATGCGCACGGTCAAGGAGACCTACGAGGCCACCGGCAAGCCGGTCCTCGTGATGACCTACTGGAACCCGATCGACCGCTACGGCGTCGAGCGCTTCACCGCGGAGCTCGCCGCCGCCGGCGGCGCGGGCTGCATCCTGCCCGACCTGCCGGTCCAGGAGTCCGCCCTCTGGAGGGAGCACGCCGGCAAGCACGGTCTCGCCACCGTCTTCGTCGTCGCCCCCAGCAGCAAGGACGAGCGCCTCGCCACCATCACCGCGGCCGGCTCCGGCTTCGTCTACGCCGCCTCGCTCATGGGCGTCACCGGCACCCGCGAGTCGGTCGGCGAGCAGGCCGCCGAGCTGGTCCGCCGTACCCGGGCCACGTCCGACCTGCCGGTCTGCGTCGGCCTCGGCGTCTCCAACGCCAAGCAGGCCGAGGAGGTCGCCGGCTTCGCCGACGGCGTCATCGTCGGCTCCGCCTTCGTCAAGCGGATCCTCGACGCGGACGGCGACGAGGCCGCCGCGCTCGGCGCCGTAAGGGAACTGGCGGCCGAACTCGCCCAGGGCGTGCGCCGCACCTCGTAA
- the trpB gene encoding tryptophan synthase subunit beta: protein MSSEFFIPDPEGQVPSPEGYFGAYGGKFIPEALVAAVDEVAVEYEKAKHDPEFARELNELMVHYTGRPSSLTEVPRFAEHAGGARVFLKREDLNHTGSHKINNVLGQALLTKRMGKTRVIAETGAGQHGVATATACALFGLDCTIYMGEVDTQRQALNVARMRMLGAEVVAVKSGSRTLKDAINEAFRDWVANVDRTHYLFGTVAGPHPFPAMVRDFHRVIGVEARRQILERAGRLPDAAVACVGGGSNAIGLFHAFIPDASVRLVGCEPAGHGVETGEHAATLTAGEPGILHGSRSYVLQDEEGQITEPYSISAGLDYPGIGPEHAFLKDSGRGEYRAVTDDAAMQALRLLSRTEGIIPAIESAHALAGALEVGKELGPEGLIVVNLSGRGDKDMDTAARYFGLYDTDAEVAANAADTAEIEGDAK from the coding sequence ATGTCCAGCGAGTTCTTCATTCCCGACCCGGAGGGTCAGGTCCCGTCCCCCGAGGGCTACTTCGGTGCCTACGGCGGCAAGTTCATCCCCGAGGCCCTCGTCGCCGCCGTCGACGAGGTCGCCGTCGAGTACGAGAAGGCCAAGCACGACCCCGAGTTCGCCCGCGAGCTCAACGAGCTGATGGTCCACTACACGGGCCGCCCCAGCTCCCTCACGGAGGTCCCGCGGTTCGCCGAGCACGCCGGCGGCGCCCGCGTGTTCCTGAAGCGCGAGGACCTCAACCACACCGGCTCGCACAAGATCAACAACGTGCTGGGCCAGGCGCTGCTCACCAAGCGCATGGGCAAGACCCGCGTCATCGCGGAGACCGGCGCCGGCCAGCACGGCGTCGCCACCGCCACCGCGTGCGCGCTGTTCGGGCTCGACTGCACCATCTACATGGGCGAGGTCGACACCCAGCGCCAGGCCCTCAACGTGGCCCGGATGCGCATGCTCGGCGCCGAGGTCGTGGCCGTGAAGTCCGGCAGCCGCACCCTCAAGGACGCCATCAACGAGGCGTTCCGCGACTGGGTCGCCAACGTCGACCGCACCCACTACCTCTTCGGCACGGTCGCCGGCCCGCACCCCTTCCCCGCCATGGTCCGCGACTTCCACCGGGTCATCGGCGTCGAGGCCCGCCGCCAGATCCTGGAGCGCGCCGGACGCCTCCCCGACGCGGCCGTCGCCTGCGTCGGCGGCGGCTCGAACGCCATCGGCCTCTTCCACGCGTTCATCCCCGACGCCTCCGTCCGCCTCGTCGGCTGCGAGCCGGCCGGCCACGGCGTCGAGACCGGCGAGCACGCCGCGACCCTCACCGCCGGCGAGCCCGGCATCCTCCACGGGTCCAGGAGTTACGTCCTCCAGGACGAGGAGGGCCAGATCACCGAGCCGTACTCGATCTCGGCCGGCCTCGACTACCCCGGCATCGGCCCCGAGCACGCCTTCCTCAAGGACAGCGGCCGCGGCGAGTACCGGGCCGTCACCGACGACGCCGCCATGCAGGCACTGCGTCTGCTGTCCCGTACGGAGGGCATCATTCCGGCCATCGAGTCGGCGCACGCCCTCGCCGGCGCCCTGGAGGTCGGCAAGGAGCTCGGACCCGAGGGGCTGATCGTCGTCAACCTCTCCGGCCGCGGCGACAAGGACATGGATACCGCCGCTCGCTATTTCGGGCTGTACGACACCGACGCCGAGGTGGCCGCGAACGCCGCCGACACCGCCGAGATCGAGGGGGACGCGAAGTGA
- the trpM gene encoding tryptophan biosynthesis modulator TrpM, whose translation MTVRFRHDTPHVPGRIARGAVDVHADGSDRRHAPLARGCRPRGCRAPARRVHGRRVRYVIGDEPGQVNGMRWRPRPARVS comes from the coding sequence ATGACCGTCCGCTTCCGCCACGACACGCCGCACGTCCCGGGCCGCATCGCCCGGGGCGCCGTCGACGTGCACGCGGACGGAAGCGACCGCCGCCACGCCCCGCTCGCCCGCGGCTGCCGCCCCCGCGGCTGCCGCGCCCCCGCCCGCCGCGTCCACGGCCGCCGGGTCCGCTACGTCATCGGCGACGAGCCGGGCCAGGTCAACGGCATGCGATGGCGCCCGCGCCCAGCGCGCGTCTCCTGA
- the trpC gene encoding indole-3-glycerol phosphate synthase TrpC — MSVLDEIIDGVRADLAERQARVSLDELKERAAKAPQAKDGVAALRGDGVKVICEVKRSSPSKGALAAIADPAGLAADYEAGGAAVISVLTEQRRFGGSLADLEAVRARVDIPVLRKDFIVTAYQLWEARAYGADLALLIVAALEQEALVSLIERAESIGLTPLVEVHDEEEVERAVDAGARIIGVNARNLKTLKVDRSTFERVAPEIPAGIVKVAESGVRGPHDLIAYANAGADAVLVGESLVTGRDPKSAVADLVAAGAHPALRHGRG; from the coding sequence GTGAGTGTGCTCGACGAGATCATCGACGGCGTCCGCGCCGACCTCGCAGAGCGGCAGGCGCGGGTCTCCCTCGACGAGCTCAAGGAGCGCGCCGCCAAGGCGCCGCAGGCCAAGGACGGCGTCGCCGCACTGCGCGGTGACGGCGTCAAGGTGATCTGCGAGGTCAAGCGCTCCAGCCCGTCCAAGGGCGCGCTCGCCGCCATCGCCGACCCGGCCGGCCTCGCCGCCGACTACGAGGCGGGCGGCGCCGCCGTCATCTCCGTCCTCACCGAACAGCGCCGCTTCGGCGGCTCGCTGGCCGACCTGGAGGCCGTGCGCGCCCGCGTCGACATCCCGGTCCTGCGCAAGGACTTCATCGTCACCGCGTACCAGCTCTGGGAGGCCCGGGCCTACGGCGCGGACCTCGCGCTGCTCATCGTCGCCGCCCTCGAGCAGGAGGCCCTGGTCTCCCTCATCGAGCGCGCCGAGTCCATCGGCCTCACGCCGCTGGTCGAGGTCCACGACGAGGAGGAGGTCGAGCGGGCCGTCGACGCCGGCGCCCGCATCATCGGCGTCAACGCGCGCAACCTCAAGACCCTCAAGGTCGACCGGTCCACCTTCGAGCGCGTCGCGCCCGAGATCCCGGCCGGCATCGTCAAGGTCGCCGAGTCCGGCGTCCGCGGCCCGCACGACCTGATCGCGTACGCCAACGCCGGCGCCGACGCGGTCCTGGTCGGCGAGTCCCTGGTCACCGGCCGCGACCCGAAGTCCGCCGTCGCCGACCTGGTCGCCGCCGGCGCCCACCCGGCGCTGCGCCACGGGCGGGGCTGA
- a CDS encoding DUF2752 domain-containing protein: protein MSEPYSDASGHAYGPWGPYGAYGPPVPPPPPRPLARRLLAPLGALAGVAAAFAYVGSVDPNEPGHYPVCPLLRFAGLYCPGCGGLRSAHAFIHGDLGTALGANALAVVGYGIFAVVMVLWLVRAVRGLPMRLAISPAWWWGIGAVLTLFTVVRNLPFGAALAP from the coding sequence GTGAGCGAGCCGTACTCCGACGCCTCCGGCCATGCGTACGGGCCCTGGGGGCCGTACGGCGCGTACGGGCCGCCCGTACCGCCTCCGCCGCCCCGGCCGCTCGCCCGGCGTCTCCTTGCCCCGCTGGGCGCCCTCGCCGGGGTCGCCGCGGCCTTCGCGTACGTCGGGAGCGTCGACCCCAACGAACCCGGGCACTACCCCGTCTGCCCCCTGCTCCGCTTCGCCGGCCTCTACTGCCCCGGCTGCGGCGGACTGCGCAGCGCCCACGCCTTCATCCACGGCGACCTCGGCACCGCCCTCGGCGCCAACGCGCTCGCCGTCGTCGGCTACGGGATCTTCGCCGTGGTGATGGTCCTGTGGCTGGTTCGCGCCGTCCGCGGCCTCCCCATGCGGCTCGCGATCTCCCCGGCCTGGTGGTGGGGGATCGGAGCCGTGCTCACCCTGTTCACGGTGGTCCGGAACCTGCCGTTCGGGGCCGCGCTCGCGCCCTGA
- a CDS encoding HGxxPAAW family protein, translating to MAGSAHGHTPAAWTGVIISFIGFCIAGVFMVAANVAGFWAGIGVILLGGVVGGAMKIAGMGMPKESADVVAAREAATRTALGKA from the coding sequence ATGGCGGGCAGCGCCCACGGACACACCCCGGCCGCCTGGACCGGTGTCATCATCTCCTTCATCGGCTTCTGCATCGCCGGAGTCTTCATGGTGGCCGCCAACGTGGCCGGTTTCTGGGCCGGTATCGGTGTCATCCTCCTCGGCGGCGTCGTCGGCGGCGCGATGAAGATCGCCGGCATGGGCATGCCGAAGGAGTCGGCGGACGTCGTGGCCGCCCGCGAGGCCGCCACCCGGACCGCCCTCGGCAAGGCCTGA
- a CDS encoding TIGR02234 family membrane protein, with protein sequence MGYVSAVPVPQPRAARTGGAASSGARRSLAAALLLGALGATVVLLSAGQIWAEGTAAVGGGTVPVEADGGTVTGVPTALAIVGLAALVAVFAVRRTGRTMVAALLALSGAGAALAAVLGASDSAALDAEAARITGNTAAAVGGLSHTVWPYVTAAGAVLILAAGLFALRFGKAWPAMGGRYERSGAPRAARRPATVDPDRPEDLWKALDRGEDPTHGA encoded by the coding sequence GTGGGGTATGTGAGTGCTGTACCCGTACCCCAGCCCCGAGCCGCCCGAACGGGCGGCGCCGCCTCCTCCGGCGCCCGCCGCAGCCTGGCCGCGGCCCTGCTGCTCGGCGCCCTCGGAGCCACCGTCGTACTGCTCTCCGCCGGCCAGATCTGGGCCGAGGGCACCGCGGCCGTCGGCGGCGGAACCGTCCCCGTCGAGGCCGACGGCGGCACCGTCACCGGCGTCCCGACCGCGCTCGCGATCGTCGGCCTCGCCGCCCTCGTCGCCGTCTTCGCGGTCCGCCGCACCGGCCGCACCATGGTCGCCGCGCTGCTCGCCCTGAGCGGCGCCGGCGCGGCCCTCGCCGCCGTCCTCGGCGCCTCCGACAGCGCCGCCCTGGACGCCGAGGCCGCCCGGATCACCGGCAACACCGCCGCCGCGGTCGGCGGCCTCAGCCACACGGTCTGGCCGTACGTCACCGCCGCCGGCGCCGTCCTCATCCTGGCCGCCGGGCTCTTCGCGCTGCGCTTCGGCAAGGCCTGGCCCGCCATGGGCGGCCGCTACGAGCGCTCCGGCGCGCCCCGCGCCGCCCGCCGCCCGGCCACCGTCGACCCGGACCGCCCCGAGGACCTCTGGAAGGCCCTCGACCGCGGCGAGGACCCGACCCACGGCGCCTGA